TTCGTCGTCTCGAACATCAGCGTCAACACGGATCTGACCAGCGTGGCGGAGTTCCGCGACATGGTCGTCAAGCAGGGCGGCGATGACGGCACCGCCCTCGTGCGTCTGAAAGACGTGGGCACGGTGGAACTGGGCGCGGCCGCCACGGAGACGAGCGGCATCATGGACGGCGTGCCGGCCGTGTATCTGGGCCTGTCGCCCACGCCGGGCGGCAACCCGCTGGTGATCGTCGACGGCATCAAAAAGCTGCTGCCCGAGATCCAGAAAACCCTGCCGCCCGGCGTGAAAGTCGAGCTGGCGTTCGAGACGGCGCGCTTCATCCAGTCGTCCATCGACGAGGTGGCGCACACGCTGCTCGAAGCGCTGCTGATCGTCGTCATCGTCATCTACCTGTGCATGGGTTCCCTGCGCTCCGTGCTGATTCCCGTCGTGACGATTCCGCTGTCGATGCTGGGTGCGGCCGCGCTGATGCTGGCCTTCGGTTTCAGCATCAATTTGCTCACCTTGCTGGCGATGGTGCTGGCCGTGGGCCTGGTGGTCGACGACGCCATCGTCGTGGTGGAAAACGTGCACCGGCATATCGAGGAAGGCAAGACGCCCGTGGCCGCCGCCCTCGTCGGCGCGCGCGAAGTGGCCGGTCCCGTGATCGCCATGACGATCACCCTGGCCGCCGTGTATGCACCGATCGGCATGATGGGGGGACTCACGGGCGCACTGTTCAAGGAATTCGCGCTGACCCTGGCCGGCGCCGTGGTGGTGTCGGGCGTGGTGGCGCTGACCTTGTCTCCCGTGATGAGCTCCCTGCTGCTGCAGCCCAAACAATCGGAAGGGCGCATGGCGCGCGCCGCCGAGCATTTCTTCGAGGGCCTCACCAGCCGCTATGCGCGCCTGCTGGACCGCTCGCTGCACCACCGCTGGCTCAGTGCCGGTTTCGCCGCGCTGGTGATGGTCAGTTTGCCGTTTCTGTACCTGCTGCCGCAGCGCGAACTGGCGCCGGCGGAAGACCAGGCCAGCGTGCTGACGGCGATCAAGGCGCCACAACACGCCAACCTCGATTACGTGGAGCGCTTCTCGTACAAGCTCGATGCCATCTACAAAAATATCCCCGAAACGGACTCGCGCTGGATCATCAACGGCGGCGAAGGGCCGGCATCGAGCATCGGCGGCATCAACCTGACGCCGTGGGCGGAACGCGCGCGCAACGCGGCCGTCATCCAGGCCGAACTCCAGCACGCCGTGGGCGACGTGGAAGGCACCAGCATCTTTGCCTTCCAGCTGGCGCCCTTGCCCGGATCGAGCGGCGGCTTGCCCGTGCAGATGGTCTTGCGCAGCGCGCAGGATTACGCCACCCTGTTCCGCACCATGGAAGACGTCAAGCAGCGCGCGCGCGCAAGCGGCCTGTTTGCCGTCGTCGACAGCGACCTCGATTACAACAACCCGGTGGTCAAAGTGAGCGTGGACCGTTCCAAGGCGAACAGCCTGGGCATCCGCATGCAGGACATCGGCGAGTCGCTGGCCGTGCTGGTGGGCGAAAATTATCTGAACCGCTTCGGCATGGATGGCCGCGCCTACGACGTCATCGCACAGAGCCCGCGCGAACAGCGGCTCACGGCGCAAGCGCTGACGCAGCAGTACGTGCGCGCCGACGACGGCAGCCTGCTGCCCCTGTCCGCCGTCGTCTCGGTGAGCGAACAGATCGAACCGAACATGCTGACCCAGTTCAATCAGCAAAATGCGGCCACCTTCCAGGGCGTGCCGGCGCCGGGCGTGACCCTGGGCGACGCCGTCGCCTTCCTCGATGGCGTGGCCAAGACCCTGCCGCCCGGTTTCAGCTACGACTGGCAATCGGACGCGCGCCAGTTCGCCACGGAAGGCAATGCGCTGCTGCTGGCCTTTTTGGCGGCCGTCGTCGTCATCTACCTGGTGCTGGCGGCGCAGTATGAAAGCCTGACGGACCCGTTGATCATTTTGATCACCGTGCCCCTGTCGATCTGCGGCGCGCTGATTCCGCTGGCCCTCGGCTACGCCACCGTCAACATCTACACGCAGATCGGCCTCGTGACCCTGATCGGCTTGATCAGCAAGCACGGCATTTTGATGGTGGAATTCGCCAATGAATTGCAGGTGCATGAAGGGCTCGACCGCCTCAGCGCCATCCGCAAGGCGGCGCAAATCCGCTTGCGTCCGATTTTG
Above is a genomic segment from Janthinobacterium sp. 64 containing:
- a CDS encoding MexW/MexI family multidrug efflux RND transporter permease subunit — translated: MKFTDLFVRRPVLALVISTLILMLGVIAMLQLPIRQYPMLESSTITVKTTYPGASAELMQGFVTQPIAQAVSSVEGIDYLTSSSVQGSSTVTVRMELNRDSTQALTEVMAKVNQVRYKLPEGAFDPVIERAAGDSSAVAYVGFASESVSAPALTDYLARVVQPMFATIDGVAKVDVYGGQQLAMRLWIDPAKLAARGLTAADVADAVRRNNYQAAPGKVKGQFVVSNISVNTDLTSVAEFRDMVVKQGGDDGTALVRLKDVGTVELGAAATETSGIMDGVPAVYLGLSPTPGGNPLVIVDGIKKLLPEIQKTLPPGVKVELAFETARFIQSSIDEVAHTLLEALLIVVIVIYLCMGSLRSVLIPVVTIPLSMLGAAALMLAFGFSINLLTLLAMVLAVGLVVDDAIVVVENVHRHIEEGKTPVAAALVGAREVAGPVIAMTITLAAVYAPIGMMGGLTGALFKEFALTLAGAVVVSGVVALTLSPVMSSLLLQPKQSEGRMARAAEHFFEGLTSRYARLLDRSLHHRWLSAGFAALVMVSLPFLYLLPQRELAPAEDQASVLTAIKAPQHANLDYVERFSYKLDAIYKNIPETDSRWIINGGEGPASSIGGINLTPWAERARNAAVIQAELQHAVGDVEGTSIFAFQLAPLPGSSGGLPVQMVLRSAQDYATLFRTMEDVKQRARASGLFAVVDSDLDYNNPVVKVSVDRSKANSLGIRMQDIGESLAVLVGENYLNRFGMDGRAYDVIAQSPREQRLTAQALTQQYVRADDGSLLPLSAVVSVSEQIEPNMLTQFNQQNAATFQGVPAPGVTLGDAVAFLDGVAKTLPPGFSYDWQSDARQFATEGNALLLAFLAAVVVIYLVLAAQYESLTDPLIILITVPLSICGALIPLALGYATVNIYTQIGLVTLIGLISKHGILMVEFANELQVHEGLDRLSAIRKAAQIRLRPILMTTAAMVVGLVPLLFASGAGANSRFGLGVVIVSGMLIGTFFTLFVLPTVYTFLARRHTADHATPRARELSQALKESV